A region of Geobacillus sp. 46C-IIa DNA encodes the following proteins:
- the rplV gene encoding 50S ribosomal protein L22, with protein MQAKAVARTVRIAPRKARLVIDLIRGKEVGEAFAILRHTPKAASPIIEKVLKSAVANAEHNYDMDINNLVVSQAYVDEGPTLKRFRPRAMGRASAINKRTSHITIVVSEKKEG; from the coding sequence ATGCAAGCTAAAGCTGTTGCGAGAACCGTTCGCATCGCTCCTCGTAAAGCGCGCTTAGTCATTGATTTGATCCGCGGGAAAGAAGTCGGTGAAGCGTTCGCCATTTTGCGTCACACGCCGAAAGCCGCTTCCCCGATCATCGAGAAAGTGTTGAAATCGGCTGTTGCCAACGCTGAACATAACTATGACATGGACATCAACAACTTAGTTGTTTCTCAAGCGTACGTAGACGAAGGCCCGACGCTGAAACGTTTCCGTCCGCGCGCGATGGGACGGGCAAGCGCCATTAATAAACGCACAAGCCACATTACAATCGTCGTTTCAGAAAAGAAGGAGGGATAA
- the rpsC gene encoding 30S ribosomal protein S3, protein MGQKVNPIGLRIGIIRDWESRWYAEKDYADLLHEDLKVREYINKRLQDAAVSRVEIERAANRVNVTIHTAKPGMVIGKGGSEVEALRKALAQLTGKRVHINIVEIKKPDLDAKLVAENIARQLENRVSFRRAQKQAIQRAMRAGAKGIKTMVSGRLGGADIARSEHYSEGTVPLHTLRADIDYATAEADTTYGKIGVKVWIYRGEVLPTKKKAEEGGK, encoded by the coding sequence GTGGGTCAAAAGGTCAACCCGATCGGTCTGCGCATCGGCATCATTCGTGACTGGGAATCGAGATGGTATGCGGAAAAAGACTATGCAGATCTGTTGCACGAGGACTTAAAAGTCCGCGAATACATTAACAAACGCCTGCAAGACGCGGCCGTCTCCCGCGTGGAGATTGAACGTGCAGCCAACCGCGTCAACGTAACGATCCATACAGCCAAACCGGGCATGGTCATCGGGAAAGGCGGTTCGGAAGTTGAAGCGCTCCGCAAAGCGCTCGCGCAATTGACTGGCAAACGTGTCCATATTAACATCGTCGAAATTAAAAAGCCGGATTTGGACGCGAAACTCGTTGCTGAAAATATCGCTCGCCAGTTGGAAAACCGCGTTTCGTTCCGCCGGGCGCAAAAACAAGCCATTCAACGGGCGATGCGCGCTGGGGCAAAAGGGATTAAAACGATGGTTTCCGGCCGTTTAGGCGGTGCCGATATCGCTCGTTCGGAACATTACAGCGAGGGGACAGTTCCACTCCATACGTTGCGCGCTGACATCGACTATGCAACGGCAGAAGCGGATACCACGTACGGAAAAATCGGCGTCAAAGTATGGATTTATCGTGGGGAAGTCCTTCCGACAAAGAAAAAAGCTGAGGAAGGAGGAAAATAA
- the rpsS gene encoding 30S ribosomal protein S19 — MGRSLKKGPFCDEHLMKKIEKLNETGQKQVIKTWSRRSTIFPQFVGHTIAVYDGRKHVPVYITEDMVGHKLGEFAPTRTFRGHAGDDKKTKR; from the coding sequence ATGGGTCGCAGCTTGAAAAAAGGTCCATTTTGCGATGAACATTTGATGAAAAAAATTGAAAAGCTCAATGAAACTGGGCAAAAACAAGTGATCAAAACATGGTCTCGCCGTTCGACGATCTTCCCGCAGTTTGTCGGCCATACGATCGCCGTATATGACGGCCGCAAACATGTACCGGTCTACATTACAGAGGACATGGTCGGACATAAACTTGGTGAATTTGCGCCGACGCGCACGTTCCGCGGCCATGCCGGCGATGACAAGAAAACAAAACGGTAA